The proteins below are encoded in one region of Haladaptatus sp. R4:
- a CDS encoding DUF5808 domain-containing protein, with product MSDKETSGTLFGVPYNFERPSVGRMLSAYWKPGEGMLVEKPFGVGYTLNLANWRSWVILAVAGVMFYLESEKGGESEAENEPVEVIVDDD from the coding sequence ATGTCCGACAAAGAAACGTCAGGAACGCTCTTCGGTGTCCCGTACAACTTCGAACGCCCCAGCGTCGGGCGAATGCTCTCGGCGTACTGGAAGCCCGGCGAGGGGATGCTCGTCGAGAAACCGTTCGGCGTCGGCTACACGCTCAACCTCGCCAACTGGCGCTCGTGGGTCATCCTCGCCGTCGCTGGCGTGATGTTCTACCTGGAGAGCGAGAAGGGTGGCGAGTCAGAAGCCGAGAACGAACCCGTCGAAGTCATCGTCGACGACGACTGA
- a CDS encoding PGF-CTERM sorting domain-containing protein translates to MVRNVSAHTLLAPLLVLMVLIAPVAAISPVTAPQAAQRQTLTTDEPADSVYVMDNGDAVLAYNDTNTDSTDNSSLEFGANVTKGLVHVLATDETESDMDAAMSLVMTPDGYTGNGSLTADGPDSLSNLDLDVSSVQNEQQANADVALDAAFDSGSSMSTAGSVHTDGSATVTGDSFRTNGTGSMTATASALDEHLKYDLRETNDGFVLKASRKGELSSYTSSNWNSEEKAKERLEAQYALVSQQTSAEVTIDEYQFDTSGDEPKLDIQYHVTFVGVKDALSQSIVSSLESSSSVSITDEQADSLTADIEKMRIDHITLAMDRQGGKTTVDWNVEIDDYDAAMVDALEVMENTDSSSISQDSIDRMKTQFAAQNAADLEQTVTWTADVTHPSGETTSVSAEVHYRTKHWGAYTREMNDRGVELGTSSVEFHAESDGDEVTAHGSVELERKAMLSKITDSMLSSLDSTAGSSAGSSNGMELVRAFKRSEFRTARVDMNVESGTVTVEGGAQFDNMSAFANVLGDSYGGANVADVVGRTNGNTTTTYVRVKGLVGENATKADVRALAIANDDTEIYMPGEWNRSFPSMDTKDAATYLGLQQDAKESKNESGQPGFGIGVAVVALAAVALLSRRD, encoded by the coding sequence ATGGTACGGAACGTATCAGCGCATACCCTCCTCGCACCGTTACTGGTGTTGATGGTGCTAATCGCCCCCGTTGCGGCGATTTCACCGGTGACCGCACCGCAAGCCGCCCAACGGCAAACGCTCACGACGGACGAACCCGCCGATTCCGTCTACGTGATGGACAACGGCGATGCGGTCCTCGCATACAACGACACGAACACGGACAGCACGGACAACAGCAGCCTCGAATTCGGGGCGAACGTGACGAAGGGTCTCGTCCACGTCCTCGCCACGGACGAAACCGAATCGGACATGGACGCGGCGATGTCGCTCGTGATGACACCCGACGGGTACACCGGAAACGGGTCGCTCACCGCCGACGGTCCGGATTCGCTTTCGAACCTCGACCTCGACGTGAGTAGCGTCCAGAACGAACAGCAGGCGAACGCCGACGTGGCGCTGGACGCCGCCTTCGATAGCGGGTCCTCGATGTCCACGGCCGGTTCCGTCCACACCGACGGCAGTGCGACGGTCACCGGCGACTCGTTCCGGACGAACGGAACGGGATCGATGACGGCGACGGCTTCGGCATTGGACGAACACTTGAAATACGACCTTCGAGAGACGAACGACGGGTTCGTGTTGAAGGCCTCGCGGAAGGGTGAACTCTCGTCGTACACGTCGAGCAACTGGAACTCCGAGGAGAAAGCGAAAGAACGCTTGGAAGCCCAGTACGCCCTCGTTTCCCAGCAAACCTCCGCGGAAGTGACCATCGACGAGTACCAGTTCGATACCTCGGGTGACGAACCGAAACTCGACATCCAGTACCACGTCACGTTCGTCGGTGTCAAGGACGCACTCTCGCAATCGATCGTGAGCAGCCTCGAATCCTCGTCGAGCGTCTCGATCACCGACGAGCAGGCCGATTCCCTCACGGCGGACATCGAGAAGATGCGAATCGACCACATCACGCTCGCGATGGACCGACAGGGTGGCAAAACGACCGTCGATTGGAACGTCGAAATCGACGACTACGATGCCGCAATGGTCGACGCGCTCGAAGTGATGGAGAACACCGACAGTTCGTCGATCAGCCAGGACAGTATCGACCGGATGAAGACCCAGTTCGCGGCCCAGAACGCCGCAGACCTCGAACAGACGGTCACGTGGACCGCCGACGTCACGCATCCGTCGGGTGAAACGACCTCGGTGAGCGCCGAAGTTCACTACCGGACGAAGCACTGGGGTGCATACACACGGGAGATGAACGACCGCGGCGTCGAACTCGGAACGTCCTCGGTGGAATTCCACGCCGAATCCGACGGTGACGAAGTGACGGCACACGGTTCGGTGGAACTGGAACGGAAGGCGATGCTCTCGAAGATCACCGATTCGATGCTCTCCTCGTTGGATTCGACGGCCGGAAGTTCGGCCGGGAGTTCGAACGGGATGGAACTGGTTCGTGCGTTCAAGCGGAGCGAGTTTCGGACCGCTCGCGTCGATATGAACGTCGAGTCGGGAACCGTCACCGTCGAAGGTGGCGCGCAGTTCGACAACATGAGCGCGTTCGCGAACGTCCTCGGTGATTCGTACGGTGGCGCGAACGTCGCCGACGTCGTCGGCCGAACGAACGGCAACACGACGACGACGTACGTCCGTGTGAAGGGTCTCGTCGGGGAGAACGCGACGAAGGCGGACGTTCGTGCACTCGCCATCGCGAACGACGACACGGAAATCTACATGCCCGGCGAGTGGAACCGGTCGTTCCCCTCGATGGATACGAAAGACGCCGCGACGTATCTCGGCCTCCAGCAGGATGCGAAGGAATCGAAAAACGAATCCGGCCAACCCGGCTTCGGCATCGGTGTTGCGGTCGTCGCACTCGCCGCAGTGGCACTGCTCTCCCGGCGCGACTGA
- a CDS encoding TrkA family potassium uptake protein: MRFVIVGYGRVGIRTAQILSEEGHEVVVVDDDPDKVDRAREDGFDVVEGDGSDEDVLTEAGIESADAIGGLTGDLNVNFAACMVGKHHGCRTVMRIDEDYREEIYQKFADDVDDVIYPERLGAAGAKTALLGGDFDVIADLTENLQLTTMTIPDDSPLVGTRVQAVELPTNARIYAHGRNRERMTIPLPGTKLEAGDRVALIASREALPAVRDRLQATA, from the coding sequence ATGCGATTTGTTATCGTTGGGTATGGCCGTGTCGGGATCCGGACCGCACAGATACTCTCGGAGGAGGGTCACGAGGTCGTCGTCGTCGATGACGACCCCGACAAAGTTGATCGTGCGCGAGAGGACGGCTTCGATGTCGTCGAAGGGGACGGGTCGGACGAGGACGTACTGACCGAGGCGGGCATCGAGTCGGCGGACGCTATCGGCGGGTTGACGGGGGACTTGAACGTCAACTTCGCGGCGTGCATGGTCGGCAAGCATCACGGTTGTCGAACCGTCATGCGCATCGACGAGGACTACCGGGAGGAGATCTACCAGAAGTTCGCGGACGACGTGGACGACGTGATCTACCCCGAGCGCCTCGGTGCGGCAGGGGCGAAAACCGCGCTTCTCGGCGGCGACTTCGACGTCATCGCCGACCTGACCGAAAACCTCCAGTTGACGACGATGACGATTCCGGACGACTCGCCGCTGGTCGGAACGCGCGTTCAGGCGGTCGAACTCCCCACGAACGCACGGATCTACGCACACGGTCGAAACCGCGAGCGGATGACAATTCCGCTGCCGGGGACGAAGCTCGAAGCGGGAGACCGTGTCGCGCTCATCGCTTCACGCGAGGCGCTCCCGGCGGTACGCGACCGGCTCCAAGCGACTGCTTGA
- a CDS encoding alkaline phosphatase family protein translates to MTSDGSRTVVLGFDALSFEYLDEFADELPNFGRLRSTGIDAPLRSTHPPWTGSAWPSMYTGTDPSRHDAYGFFDYEDTYPDEANIITRNDVQQPAIWNYLTSIDEPSIVLNVPVTHPAEPLNGVLVPGYLASEDADGYPKDIRGELSDALGEEYTIYSQAEMVSDKERKLDGYADLVGMRARAAEYLLTNYEWRVAIIQVQKTDAVFHNFDERSAFRRVYRAADELVGTVQQCASDANIVVCSDHGMGVTNGYKLFVNEILREHGFVREDSNGNNYGTSLSSVKQSIVNPDEEVRDDTETSPIERAVSMGITGLGKVGLTPAKVLTVAQSVGLGEELKRLVPSNVRSAAERTVDWRRSKAYCRALGELGIRINLEGRDPSGVVPQSEYESIRSELIELLSSVKTPDGRLAFDFVDRAENVNHDPDPGSGPDVVFMPKDMNHLVLPGLVGERFLPVDEYNHKPDGVFIGTGPAFDPSVDPERLSLTDVAPIVMASAGLDVPDRMTGHVPQGMVTLPVGRSSYRDIEYGSTETVETEGDVTSRLEDLGYL, encoded by the coding sequence GTGACTTCCGACGGATCACGTACCGTCGTGCTCGGATTCGATGCGCTTTCTTTCGAGTATCTAGACGAATTTGCGGACGAGCTGCCGAATTTCGGCCGTCTCCGTTCCACGGGTATCGACGCACCACTTCGTTCGACACATCCACCGTGGACCGGAAGCGCGTGGCCGTCGATGTACACGGGGACCGACCCGAGTCGGCACGACGCGTACGGGTTCTTCGACTACGAGGACACGTATCCGGACGAGGCGAACATCATCACCCGCAACGACGTACAGCAACCGGCGATTTGGAACTACCTCACCTCCATCGACGAGCCGTCCATCGTGCTCAACGTCCCGGTCACGCATCCTGCGGAGCCGCTGAACGGAGTCCTCGTTCCGGGATACCTCGCATCGGAGGACGCCGATGGCTATCCGAAGGACATCAGAGGCGAACTGTCCGATGCGCTCGGCGAGGAGTACACCATCTACTCACAAGCGGAGATGGTGAGCGACAAGGAACGCAAACTCGATGGGTACGCTGACCTCGTTGGCATGCGTGCGCGCGCGGCAGAATATTTACTGACGAACTACGAGTGGCGCGTGGCGATTATCCAAGTCCAAAAGACGGATGCAGTTTTTCACAATTTCGACGAACGAAGCGCGTTTCGGCGGGTTTACCGGGCAGCGGATGAACTCGTCGGCACCGTTCAGCAGTGTGCCTCCGATGCCAACATCGTCGTCTGCTCGGACCACGGGATGGGTGTCACGAACGGGTACAAACTGTTCGTGAACGAGATTCTCCGAGAGCACGGCTTCGTCCGGGAGGACTCGAACGGGAACAACTACGGAACCAGTCTCAGTTCGGTTAAACAATCGATCGTTAACCCGGACGAGGAAGTACGCGACGATACTGAAACCAGTCCGATAGAACGCGCAGTGTCAATGGGGATTACCGGGCTCGGTAAGGTCGGCTTAACCCCGGCGAAGGTGCTCACCGTGGCCCAAAGTGTTGGATTGGGTGAAGAATTGAAACGTCTCGTCCCGAGCAACGTTCGCTCGGCGGCCGAACGAACCGTCGATTGGCGTCGGTCGAAGGCGTACTGTCGGGCGCTCGGTGAACTCGGTATCCGTATCAACCTCGAAGGGAGAGACCCCAGCGGTGTCGTTCCGCAATCCGAGTACGAATCTATTCGGTCGGAGTTGATCGAACTCCTCTCGTCGGTCAAAACGCCGGACGGACGGTTGGCGTTCGACTTCGTCGACCGGGCGGAAAACGTGAACCACGACCCGGACCCGGGAAGCGGGCCGGACGTCGTCTTCATGCCGAAGGACATGAACCACCTCGTCCTTCCGGGACTCGTCGGCGAGCGGTTCCTCCCCGTAGACGAATACAACCACAAACCCGACGGCGTCTTCATCGGCACCGGACCGGCGTTCGACCCCTCCGTCGATCCAGAACGACTCTCGCTGACGGACGTCGCGCCGATCGTCATGGCTTCCGCCGGGTTGGACGTTCCCGACCGGATGACCGGACACGTTCCACAGGGGATGGTAACGTTGCCAGTGGGGAGGTCTTCGTACCGCGATATCGAGTACGGATCGACGGAAACGGTCGAGACGGAAGGAGACGTGACCTCGCGATTGGAGGACCTCGGCTACCTGTAA
- a CDS encoding XTP/dITP diphosphatase, with translation MIRFVTGNEGKVREAREYLNDEVRQIDYDYTEVQSDDLAEIALHGAREAFEETGDDDPIIVDDAGLFIDAVGGFPGPYSAYVEDTLGVERVWQLAEREENRRAHFRCVVAYYDGETAETFSGAVPGTLVAPRGDGGFGYDPIFEHEGKTLAEMSTEEKNAISHRGRALAKFADWLIERE, from the coding sequence ATGATTCGATTCGTCACCGGCAACGAGGGAAAGGTGCGGGAGGCACGCGAGTATCTGAACGACGAGGTTCGCCAGATAGACTACGACTACACGGAAGTCCAGAGCGACGACCTCGCCGAAATCGCGCTCCACGGCGCGCGCGAGGCGTTCGAGGAGACGGGCGACGACGACCCGATAATCGTGGACGACGCAGGGTTGTTCATCGACGCCGTCGGCGGGTTTCCGGGACCATACTCGGCCTACGTCGAGGACACCCTCGGCGTCGAGCGCGTCTGGCAACTCGCGGAGAGGGAGGAGAACCGCCGCGCGCACTTCCGCTGCGTCGTCGCGTACTACGACGGCGAGACCGCCGAGACGTTCTCCGGCGCGGTTCCGGGTACGCTCGTCGCGCCCCGCGGCGACGGCGGATTCGGCTACGACCCCATCTTCGAACACGAAGGGAAGACGCTCGCGGAGATGAGCACCGAGGAGAAAAACGCCATCTCACACCGCGGCCGCGCGCTGGCGAAGTTCGCCGACTGGTTGATCGAGCGGGAGTGA
- a CDS encoding dihydrodipicolinate synthase family protein: MHGTGVPLLTPFDREGTLREDNLRELVAWVQERGVDFIVPCGSNSEAELMSVEERARVVEIVVEEAEVPVLAGTGHPGFHETLRQTSLAAEAGADAALVVTPFYYGHDDESMADYYRSVADESPLPVYLYSVPAYTNVVLSPEVVGELADHENIAGMKDSSGNLTRLQRERARTEHADFDLFVGSGGVYASALDAGADGGILGLANVAPERASEIYRLHRSGHGEQARQLNASIVELNHAVTSEHGVPGAKAAMAERGAPAGEPRSPHRPASEEVRAEIVALVDAAEH, translated from the coding sequence ATGCACGGAACTGGAGTACCGCTGTTGACGCCGTTCGACCGGGAAGGAACCCTCCGAGAAGACAACCTTCGGGAACTCGTCGCGTGGGTCCAAGAGCGTGGCGTGGACTTCATCGTCCCCTGTGGGTCGAACAGCGAAGCGGAACTGATGAGCGTCGAGGAGCGTGCCCGCGTGGTCGAAATCGTGGTCGAGGAGGCGGAGGTTCCAGTGCTGGCCGGAACGGGCCATCCAGGCTTTCACGAGACGCTCCGTCAAACGTCCCTCGCGGCGGAGGCGGGAGCAGACGCGGCGCTCGTGGTGACACCGTTTTACTACGGCCACGACGACGAGTCGATGGCCGACTACTATCGTTCGGTTGCTGACGAGAGCCCCCTGCCGGTGTACCTCTACAGCGTCCCGGCCTACACGAACGTCGTCCTGTCGCCCGAAGTGGTCGGTGAACTCGCCGACCACGAGAACATCGCCGGAATGAAGGATTCGAGTGGAAACCTCACGCGCCTCCAACGCGAGCGTGCCCGCACCGAGCACGCCGATTTCGATCTGTTCGTCGGAAGCGGAGGGGTCTACGCCTCCGCACTCGACGCCGGGGCCGACGGCGGTATCCTCGGTTTGGCGAACGTCGCACCCGAGCGCGCCAGCGAAATCTATCGTCTTCACCGGAGCGGGCACGGCGAACAGGCCCGACAGTTGAACGCCAGCATCGTGGAGTTAAACCACGCGGTCACGAGCGAACACGGCGTCCCCGGGGCCAAAGCGGCCATGGCGGAACGCGGCGCACCTGCCGGGGAACCCCGCAGCCCTCACCGACCGGCGTCCGAGGAGGTTCGAGCCGAAATCGTCGCCCTCGTCGATGCCGCCGAACACTGA
- a CDS encoding twin-arginine translocation signal domain-containing protein, which yields MAREFENDTTDNGSFLKRRSFLKAAGTAVAATGAVGVSSVASAKGYDTITVPAGQQKAIEVGDGETFENTLIDLTAEGAGVAFTTSGSGWTIRNVGIKGQDSGQSYIMMPGVESPDGHGLIENVYMGDGTKPGKSGGGMWVNANLPHQGVITVRRTHVAKTVNNGLYASGPGKQGAKGITNVEDSYFHSNNISNIRLNAKGDRTPYVKNTVVKVDDKTPVCGENCSAPGTVNNRGVWSWYGTTKVIDSDIQGGFATTDGGDFKTKNTKTGKQADTTPPKGVPMSAEEAVKGHK from the coding sequence ATGGCACGCGAATTCGAAAACGACACAACCGACAATGGATCGTTTCTGAAACGACGTTCGTTCCTGAAGGCGGCCGGTACCGCAGTGGCCGCGACAGGGGCAGTAGGCGTCAGTTCAGTGGCGAGTGCGAAAGGGTATGATACGATTACCGTCCCCGCTGGCCAGCAAAAGGCGATCGAAGTCGGCGACGGAGAAACGTTCGAAAACACGCTTATCGATCTCACCGCCGAAGGTGCCGGAGTCGCGTTCACGACGAGCGGAAGCGGATGGACGATTCGCAACGTCGGTATCAAGGGACAGGACAGCGGCCAGTCCTACATCATGATGCCCGGCGTCGAATCGCCGGACGGTCACGGTCTCATCGAAAACGTCTACATGGGCGACGGTACGAAGCCCGGAAAAAGCGGAGGCGGCATGTGGGTCAACGCCAACCTCCCGCACCAGGGCGTCATCACCGTTCGACGCACGCACGTAGCAAAGACGGTCAACAACGGTCTGTACGCGTCGGGTCCGGGGAAACAGGGAGCGAAAGGGATTACGAACGTCGAGGACTCGTACTTCCACTCGAACAACATCTCCAACATCCGCCTGAACGCGAAGGGTGACCGAACACCGTACGTCAAGAATACAGTCGTAAAAGTCGACGATAAGACGCCCGTCTGTGGCGAGAACTGCTCGGCACCCGGTACGGTCAACAACCGCGGCGTCTGGTCCTGGTACGGTACGACGAAGGTCATCGACTCCGACATCCAGGGTGGCTTCGCCACCACGGACGGCGGAGACTTCAAAACGAAGAACACCAAGACCGGTAAACAGGCGGACACGACGCCTCCGAAGGGCGTCCCGATGTCGGCCGAAGAGGCTGTAAAAGGCCACAAGTAA
- a CDS encoding flippase yields the protein MGSERELKKLLSSASLVFVGAGVAAIAKLVERIVLGRSFSPDIYGEINIAITTMALGTTFALIGLGQGIPRYVSRFETERDMRGAWLTGFLLAGIVSVLFAGILYFNADFVASQLFDHGGASDLIPVFAFAIPPVVGYLVGIGGIRGFQNTIYKTYVGDLLYPFGRVLLLGALLALGFGAKAAGYAYLVSAIVAFLVAHYLLNKLIPLFGEFTLHVREITTFSAPLVVSSVLGDLLTRTDTVMLGYFSTSHQVGLYSAAYPLANSLLIALSSFGFLYLPLASKLDADGERDEITKIYQLTTKWVFLVTFPAFLLFVTFPSDVISIFFGTDYASGGLALAILSVGFFTNAAGGRNRETLSALGHTRLILAGNAIAFALNFVMNLFLIPIYGFVGAAVASSTSNIILNLFMFSVLWWKFGITPFSRWTVRTMTRVPLALIPVTVIASRFISLSIVSLPVALVLTAVGTLVVFSSTNCVQPEDGVIVDFIEGITNTKMSFLHGYIPEGTE from the coding sequence ATGGGATCGGAACGTGAACTCAAAAAGCTCCTTTCGAGTGCGAGCCTCGTCTTCGTTGGCGCCGGTGTGGCGGCGATAGCGAAACTGGTCGAGCGAATCGTTTTGGGGCGGAGTTTCTCACCGGATATCTACGGCGAGATCAACATCGCGATCACGACGATGGCGCTGGGAACGACGTTCGCGCTCATCGGCCTCGGACAGGGCATCCCGCGCTACGTCTCACGGTTCGAGACGGAACGCGACATGAGGGGCGCGTGGTTGACGGGATTTCTCCTCGCCGGTATCGTCAGTGTACTGTTCGCCGGAATCCTCTATTTCAACGCGGATTTCGTGGCGTCACAACTGTTCGATCACGGAGGGGCGAGCGACCTGATACCGGTGTTCGCGTTCGCCATCCCCCCCGTCGTCGGCTATCTCGTCGGAATCGGGGGAATTCGCGGCTTCCAGAACACCATCTACAAAACGTACGTCGGTGACCTCCTCTATCCGTTCGGGAGAGTACTACTGCTGGGCGCGCTGTTGGCGTTGGGGTTCGGAGCGAAAGCGGCGGGCTACGCGTATCTGGTTAGCGCCATCGTCGCCTTTCTCGTCGCTCACTACCTCCTCAATAAACTCATCCCGCTCTTCGGTGAATTCACCCTGCACGTGAGGGAGATTACGACGTTTTCCGCACCGCTCGTCGTTTCGTCGGTCCTCGGTGACCTCCTCACCCGAACTGATACCGTCATGCTCGGCTACTTTTCCACCTCTCATCAAGTGGGGCTCTATTCGGCGGCCTATCCGCTCGCCAACAGCCTACTGATCGCGCTCTCGTCGTTCGGGTTTCTCTATCTGCCCCTCGCATCGAAGCTCGATGCGGACGGGGAGCGGGACGAGATAACGAAGATATATCAGCTCACCACGAAATGGGTGTTTCTCGTCACGTTTCCCGCGTTTCTCCTCTTCGTTACGTTTCCCAGCGACGTCATCTCGATCTTTTTCGGTACCGACTACGCGAGCGGTGGACTCGCCCTCGCGATTCTGTCCGTCGGGTTCTTCACCAACGCGGCGGGCGGCCGAAACCGTGAGACACTCTCCGCGCTCGGGCACACACGGTTGATACTCGCGGGCAACGCCATCGCGTTCGCCCTCAACTTCGTTATGAACCTGTTCCTGATCCCCATCTACGGGTTCGTCGGGGCCGCGGTCGCATCCTCGACTTCGAACATCATCCTCAATCTCTTCATGTTCTCGGTGCTCTGGTGGAAATTCGGGATAACACCGTTTTCCCGATGGACCGTCAGAACGATGACTCGTGTGCCACTCGCCCTCATCCCGGTCACCGTGATAGCGTCTCGATTCATCTCCCTCTCGATAGTATCGCTACCGGTCGCGCTCGTACTGACGGCCGTCGGAACCCTCGTCGTGTTCTCGTCGACGAACTGCGTACAACCGGAGGATGGCGTCATAGTCGACTTTATCGAGGGGATAACGAACACGAAGATGTCGTTCCTGCACGGGTACATTCCGGAGGGAACCGAGTGA
- a CDS encoding LEA type 2 family protein, whose protein sequence is MAIRSLLGKLLVGVMTVLLVSAGGLGVALSSGIVTVGQPSVDNVDAAWGGVSAKTTEIRTNIDVNNPSSVGMPGVADLDYRVDMNDVTVANGKKENIELPSGRSTISMTTRMDNRKIPAWWASHINNGEKTTVSISPTVSVPLYSKRLPAQKRTFRTDLLSAFDSNETRTMTAGNREILRVTKTNASWGHATTERTPLSVNATVENPTSGEVVFSQLGYTITMNNVTVANGTTDGEVHMKPGKTTTFGIDSTFDNGKLPEWWESHVENGEKTTMDVQFYAVMHDNGTTQNVDLPFLSKRIVFTTDVLGGGKTTTKVVPRDGNSSFAPPELESVESHWIVPETGDTGVRTRATVVNPNEPGSVFAKHLSVDARYRVSMNDVPLVEGETTRQIESGKTRLDLTGRITDETIQRWWVSHVNNGERTDRVIERNVTVDSGFARLPVGGKADRGTITTDMLGPVDSASSQSFSIAGREIGRISDVQANWGNATMDKTPIDASATVENDRSQSIRIVEVGSRVTMNGIVLSDGSRQKSVEVGPHSEATIRDTMNLDNSKLGPWWKTHLRNGEKSTLEVSYYVVVEYHGYTERIDLDSLNYRKTVTTNILGNSTA, encoded by the coding sequence ATGGCGATTCGTAGCCTCCTCGGAAAACTGCTCGTGGGAGTGATGACGGTCCTCCTCGTGAGTGCTGGCGGACTGGGCGTGGCGCTCTCCTCCGGCATCGTGACGGTCGGGCAACCGAGCGTCGACAACGTCGACGCCGCGTGGGGCGGCGTCAGCGCGAAGACGACCGAAATTCGGACGAATATCGACGTGAACAATCCCAGCTCGGTCGGGATGCCGGGCGTCGCGGACCTCGACTATCGGGTGGATATGAACGACGTGACCGTGGCGAACGGGAAAAAGGAGAACATCGAATTACCGTCCGGACGGTCCACGATTTCGATGACGACGCGCATGGACAACCGAAAGATTCCGGCGTGGTGGGCGAGCCACATCAACAACGGCGAGAAGACGACGGTCAGTATCTCGCCGACGGTCAGCGTTCCGCTGTATTCGAAGCGACTTCCCGCACAGAAACGGACGTTCCGGACGGACCTGCTCAGCGCGTTCGACAGCAACGAGACGCGGACAATGACCGCTGGAAACCGGGAAATCCTGCGGGTGACGAAAACGAACGCATCGTGGGGACACGCCACGACGGAGCGGACGCCGCTGTCCGTCAACGCGACCGTCGAGAACCCGACCAGCGGCGAGGTGGTCTTCTCTCAGTTGGGATACACGATCACGATGAACAACGTGACCGTCGCCAACGGAACGACCGACGGCGAGGTACACATGAAACCGGGGAAGACGACCACGTTCGGTATCGACTCCACGTTCGACAACGGCAAACTGCCGGAGTGGTGGGAAAGCCACGTGGAGAACGGCGAGAAGACGACGATGGACGTGCAGTTTTACGCGGTCATGCACGACAACGGAACCACGCAAAACGTCGACCTCCCGTTCCTGAGCAAGCGCATCGTCTTTACGACCGACGTGCTCGGTGGCGGGAAGACGACGACGAAGGTCGTTCCGCGCGACGGAAACTCGTCGTTCGCGCCGCCCGAACTCGAATCCGTCGAGAGTCACTGGATCGTTCCCGAGACGGGTGACACCGGCGTTCGAACCCGAGCGACCGTCGTAAACCCGAACGAACCGGGTTCGGTGTTCGCAAAGCACCTCTCGGTTGATGCGCGGTATCGAGTGTCGATGAACGACGTCCCGCTGGTCGAGGGGGAGACGACCCGCCAAATCGAGTCAGGAAAGACCCGTCTCGACCTCACCGGGAGGATCACTGACGAGACGATACAACGCTGGTGGGTCAGTCACGTCAACAACGGAGAGAGGACCGACCGCGTTATCGAGCGTAACGTGACCGTGGATTCCGGGTTCGCCCGACTGCCCGTCGGTGGCAAAGCCGACCGGGGAACGATAACGACCGATATGCTCGGCCCCGTCGATTCGGCGTCGAGCCAGTCGTTCTCGATAGCGGGACGGGAAATCGGACGCATCTCCGACGTGCAGGCGAACTGGGGCAACGCGACGATGGACAAGACACCCATCGACGCATCCGCGACCGTCGAAAACGATAGGAGTCAGTCGATTCGTATCGTCGAAGTCGGATCACGCGTGACGATGAACGGCATCGTCCTCTCGGACGGATCGAGGCAGAAATCCGTCGAGGTAGGCCCGCACAGCGAGGCGACGATTCGGGATACGATGAACCTCGACAACTCGAAACTCGGCCCGTGGTGGAAGACGCACCTTCGGAACGGTGAGAAGAGCACGCTCGAAGTCAGCTACTACGTCGTCGTCGAATACCACGGCTACACCGAACGGATCGATCTCGATTCGCTGAACTACCGGAAGACGGTGACCACGAACATCCTCGGAAACTCGACGGCCTGA